A window from Enterocloster bolteae encodes these proteins:
- a CDS encoding CAP domain-containing protein, protein MKKRLAAILAATMVLGTVPCAFAADQITVTVDGEKVNFEDQQPVNIDGRIMVPIRDVAEKMGWEVEWFTYYGDTVVDGTFQIEHSAIFTKPIASTDRYMAGYHSSLNIEDKTKTKSVWGATHILTQGEDLLVSAPAKVINDRTLVGIRDLADCMYADAQWDAETKTVAIKTTPTEQLPQYNEILANVASVKNQEQQEMPETKPTLTIEEEQRQRTEKYAAEQNAKRDEFAEEVIDRINQEREKNGLNKLQMNDALMEAADVRVKEIVTNFSHTRPDGRKAKTAANEAGFEGNYIGENITGFANTPKWAVDNWTESDGHRENYLNPEYTYTGVAYLYDKDSEYGSYWVQIFAR, encoded by the coding sequence ATGAAAAAACGATTAGCAGCCATATTGGCAGCCACAATGGTATTAGGTACAGTACCATGTGCTTTCGCTGCTGACCAGATCACAGTTACAGTTGATGGGGAAAAGGTCAATTTTGAGGATCAGCAGCCAGTGAATATTGATGGTCGTATCATGGTTCCAATCAGAGATGTAGCAGAAAAAATGGGCTGGGAAGTGGAATGGTTCACATATTACGGAGATACGGTTGTAGATGGCACATTCCAAATAGAACATTCAGCTATCTTTACAAAGCCGATTGCATCTACTGATAGATATATGGCAGGCTATCACAGCAGTCTGAACATCGAAGATAAAACAAAAACAAAGTCAGTTTGGGGCGCAACACATATTTTGACACAAGGTGAAGATTTACTAGTTTCTGCTCCCGCAAAAGTAATCAATGATCGTACATTAGTAGGAATCAGAGATTTGGCAGATTGTATGTATGCAGATGCTCAGTGGGATGCAGAAACAAAAACCGTTGCAATCAAAACTACTCCAACTGAACAACTGCCACAATACAATGAAATCCTGGCAAATGTTGCTTCGGTGAAGAACCAAGAACAACAGGAAATGCCAGAAACAAAGCCAACTCTTACGATTGAAGAGGAACAGCGTCAAAGAACAGAAAAATATGCAGCAGAACAGAATGCAAAGCGTGATGAATTCGCTGAAGAAGTCATTGACCGTATCAACCAAGAACGTGAAAAGAATGGGTTAAATAAGCTTCAAATGAATGATGCTTTGATGGAAGCAGCAGATGTAAGGGTAAAAGAAATTGTAACAAACTTCTCTCATACACGTCCTGACGGAAGAAAGGCAAAAACAGCCGCAAATGAAGCAGGTTTTGAAGGAAACTATATCGGTGAGAATATCACAGGCTTTGCCAATACACCCAAATGGGCTGTAGATAATTGGACGGAATCAGATGGTCATAGAGAAAATTATCTAAATCCTG
- a CDS encoding class D sortase → MGKSNINIQGEIPDYLRDIYDVSPQTVYDSEYGANVVEPNAPSINHTTYAPVNAPINPYTQSPSSLISGAAYGGGTSGSYTANISSDGYVTNEIPEQVYDEVLQYPLTTIEQVRNSDGSIGVLKIPEIGLTVTAYDGDTFTAMKKGVGHLASTSCWNGNIGLVGHNRGTNDYFGKLKKLDIGDEMTYTTKLGTRTYVVKSITKIADTDWSKLQYTSDNRLTLITCVEDVGDQRLCVQAVQK, encoded by the coding sequence GTGGGAAAATCCAATATCAATATTCAGGGAGAGATACCAGATTATCTCAGGGACATATACGATGTATCGCCGCAGACAGTTTATGATTCAGAGTATGGTGCCAATGTAGTGGAACCAAATGCGCCATCCATTAACCACACTACATACGCACCAGTAAATGCACCAATCAATCCTTACACCCAAAGTCCAAGCAGCCTGATTTCAGGTGCAGCCTATGGTGGTGGTACTAGTGGAAGCTATACAGCGAATATTTCCTCAGACGGCTATGTGACAAATGAGATTCCGGAACAGGTATATGACGAAGTTCTGCAGTATCCCTTAACAACCATTGAGCAGGTGCGAAACAGCGATGGGAGCATTGGCGTATTGAAGATTCCAGAAATTGGGCTGACGGTAACCGCCTATGACGGTGATACCTTCACAGCGATGAAAAAAGGTGTGGGACATTTGGCTTCCACTTCCTGCTGGAATGGAAATATCGGTTTGGTAGGACATAACAGAGGTACCAATGACTACTTTGGAAAACTGAAAAAACTGGATATTGGCGATGAAATGACCTATACCACAAAACTTGGTACAAGAACCTATGTGGTAAAATCCATTACAAAGATTGCCGATACGGACTGGTCAAAACTTCAATACACCAGTGACAACCGCCTGACATTGATTACCTGTGTGGAAGATGTGGGCGATCAGCGTCTTTGCGTGCAGGCAGTGCAGAAATAA